One Chanodichthys erythropterus isolate Z2021 chromosome 10, ASM2448905v1, whole genome shotgun sequence DNA segment encodes these proteins:
- the aspn gene encoding asporin, translating to MTKDPNKSCTMKVLLLLALLTLCHAKPYTHINVMDFIKHHDIMQQDAGDYDDDDDDDDEDDYNNYEDNFVSDCPEGCRCSKKVLQCSDQGLTKVPKNIPASTLLVDLQNNDITEIKEDDFKGLDNLYALFLLNNQISKIHPKAFRNMDKLKILHLSYNLLTQVPENLPKNIQALRLHDNKISRLPKGAFRGMQDLNVLELSANPIANSGIDAGAFDDMATLYLRIAEAKLTAVPKDLPSSLTELHLDYNKIAKVESEDFLRLKSLQRLWLDFNQIKYVENGSLAGIPKVREIHLDNNKLKKVPPGLNNLKYLQVMYLHANSIAYVGVNDFCPSRTRVKKALYTRISLYANPVKYWEIQPPTFRCVSSHNSVQLGNHRK from the exons ATGACTAAAGATCCAAACAAAAGCTGCACCATGAAGGTACTTTTACTACTCGCCCTACTGACATTATGTCATGCAAAACCATACACGCATATCAACGTCATGGATTTCATCAAGCATCATGACATCATGCAACAAGACGCGGGTGATTATGATGACGACGACGACGACGACGACGAAGATGATTATAACAATTATGAAGATAACTTTGTTTCGGACTGTCCCGAAGGGTGTCGGTGCTCAAAGAAAGTTCTCCAGTGCTCAGATCAGG GTCTGACCAAGGTGCCAAAGAACATTCCTGCGAGCACATTGCTCGTCGatctccaaaacaatgacatcaCTGAAATCAAGGAAGATGATTTTAAAGGCTTGGATAATCTCTAT GCCCTGTTTCTGCTCAACAACCAGATATCAAAAATTCACCCAAAGGCCTTTCGCAACATGGACAAACTCAAGATTCTCCACCTGTCATATAACTTGCTGACACAAGTCCCTGAGAACCTTCCCAAGAATATTCAGGCATTGCGACTGCATGACAACAAGATCAGCAGACTTCCAAAAGGAGCATTTAGGGGAATGCAAGACTTAAATGTTTTAG AACTGAGTGCAAATCCAATTGCAAACAGCGGGATTGACGCGGGAGCTTTTGACGACATGGCGACTCTCTACTTGAGAATAGCTGAAGCAAAGCTTACAGCTGTTCCTAAAG ATCTCCCATCTTCCCTCACTGAACTTCACTTGGACTACAACAAGATCGCCAAAGTGGAGTCAGAGGATTTTTTGAGATTAAAAAGTCTACAGAG GTTGTGGCTTGACttcaatcaaatcaaatatgTGGAGAACGGAAGTTTGGCTGGCATTCCCAAAGTCAGAGAAATTCATTTGGACAACAATAAACTGAAGAAAGTTCCTCCAGGTTTGAACAACCTGAAATATTTGCAG GTGATGTACTTACATGCCAACAGCATCGCTTACGTTGGAGTAAATGACTTTTGCCCTTCGAGAACCCGGGTTAAAAAAGCCCTCTATACTAGGATCAGTTTATACGCAAACCCAGTGAAATACTGGGAGATTCAGCCACCGACTTTTCGGTGCGTATCCAGCCACAATTCGGTGCAACTGGGTAACCACAGAAAGTGA
- the omd gene encoding osteomodulin has protein sequence MKPSQILTILSLYLLSGALVLSQEFEQDYNDYDIDDNTLPEVPRLSVTQQPDYDAQIMYSYECARECFCPSSYPFAMYCDDRELKAVPNIPRHVRHLYIQHNDIEEITSKPFINASSLREINFSYNKLESSKVDKDVFSILKELIQLHLEHNNLEDIPSPLPKTLKRLNLSFNKISKIPADATRELTKLTVLDLCNNRLTDAGIKGKILSGTKSLMQINMCNNKLKSMPIDLPESIQQISLENNSISSIPEGYFKKTPNLLSLRMSHNKLKSVAYTAFNLSKLMELHLGHNQLSKPFFVPRTLEHLYLNHNDFKDLNISLMCPSLDFANPNMLTYIRLDNNKLRGPVDYYAYRCFPRLKMIFYGNQRKDDEDDSEPKKYEKPDRPKRPGATRLST, from the exons ATGAAACCATCACAGATTTTGactatactatctctgtatttgcTCTCTGGAGCTCTGGTACTTTCTCAAGAGTTTGAACAGGATTATAACGATTACGACATAGATGACAACACTTTGCCTGAAGTTCCCCGACTTTCTGTAACTCAACAACCTGATTACGATGCCCAAATAATGTATTCATACGAATGTGCCAGAGAGTGTTTCTGCCCCTCATCCTATCCATTTGCCATGTATTGCGACGACCGAGAACTCAAGGCGGTTCCCAACATCCCAAGACACGTCCGCCACTTGTACATTCAGCATAACGACATAGAAGAGATAACTTCAAAGCCTTTCATTAATGCCTCATCCCTGAGGGAAATCAATTTCAGCTACAATAAGCTGGAGTCATCTAAGGTGGATAAAGATGTCTTCAGTATACTCAAAGAACTCATTCAGTTACACCTTGAGCATAATAATCTGGAAGACATCCCTTCTCCTCTGCCAAAAACCCTTAAAAGGCTTAATTTGAGCTTCAATAAAATTTCAAAGATACCGGCTGACGCTACACGAGAGCTTACGAAACTTACAGTGCTGGATTTGTGCAACAACAGACTAACAGATGCTGGTATTAAAGGAAAGATCCTATCTGGCACAAAGAGCCTCATGCAAATCAACATGTGCAACAATAAGCTCAAGTCCATGCCAATAGACCTTCCAGAATCGATCCAGCAGATATCACTGGAAAACAACTCAATATCCTCCATACCCGAGGGCTACTTTAAGAAGACTCCCAATCTGTTGTCCCTACGCATGTCACACAATAAACTCAAATCCGTTGCATACACTGCCTTCAACTTGTCCAAACTGATGGAGCTCCATTTGGGCCATAACCAGCTCTCCAAACCGTTTTTTGTTCCCAGGACCTTGGAACATCTGTATCTAAATCACAATGACTTTAAAG ATCTGAATATCTCTCTAATGTGTCCATCGCTGGACTTTGCCAACCCTAACATGCTGACCTACATTCGTCTCGACAACAATAAGCTGAGAGGACCAGTGGACTACTACGCTTACAGATGTTTCCCAAGGCTGAAAATGATATTTTATGGCAACCAAAGGAAGGATGATGAAGATGACTCTGAGcccaaaaaatatgaaaaacccGACCGACCAAAAAGGCCTGGGGCAACAAGGCTATCGACATAG
- the ogna gene encoding osteoglycin, paralog a: protein MGTRLRMLISAVILASWVLSASGAHYHSHRHHRLEDVALTGESDVRAQRNKRATDGDYDNSTPLPADTPEDSSLMPPGGDASDLPTCLLCVCLTGSVYCEEVDPDMTSVPALPKETNYLYARYNKIKKITAKDFGDIVTLKRIDFTGNIISEIEDGAFAKLTMLEELSLAENQLVKLPMLPTKLISFNANHNKLRTKGIKANAFKKLNKLTHLYLAHNELEAVPLIPETVRTLHLQNNNISSLTVDTFCKANNTYYIRPNMNEIRMDGNPVILGQYPNSFICLQSLPIGRYQ, encoded by the exons ATGGGGACAAGGCTGAGAATGCTTATTTCAGCAGTCATATTGGCATCATGGGTGCTCTCAGCATCTGGTGCACACTACCACTCTCACAGGCATCACAGACTGGAGGATGTAGCACTTACTGGGGAAAGCGATGTAAGGGCACAGAGGAATAAG AGAGCGACAGATGGCGACTACGACAACAGCACTCCTCTGCCTGCTGACACCCCAGAAGACTCCAGTCTAATGCCGCCTGGGGGAGACGCTTCAG ACCTTCCAACTTGTCTACTCTGTGTGTGTCTAACTGGATCGGTCTACTGTGAGGAGGTCGACCCAGATATGACGTCAGTGCCTGCTCTGCCCAAGGAGACAAACTACCTCTATGCTCGGTACAACAAGATAAAAAAGATAACAGCCAAAGATTTCGGAGATATTG TGACTCTGAAGAGAATCGACTTCACTGGAAACATCATTTCTGAGATTGAAGATGGTGCATTTGCTAAGCTCACCATGTTAGAGGAACTCTCGCTAGCCGAAAACCAGCTGGTCAAGCTACCAATGCTACCAACAAAATTAATCTCCTTCAATGCTAATCACAACAAACTCAGGACCAAAGGAATCAAGGCAAATGCTTTCAAG AAATTAAACAAACTGACACATTTGTATCTTGCTCACAATGAACTGGAGGCCGTTCCTCTCATTCCAGAGACTGTCCGGACACTTCACCTTCAG AACAATAACATTTCGTCCTTGACTGTGGACACCTTCTGCAAAGCTAACAACACTTACTACATCCGTCCCAACATGAACGAGATCCGTATGGATGGAAATCCTGTCATCCTCGGCCAGTACCCCAACAGTTTCATATGCCTGCAGTCTCTGCCAATTGGGCGATATCAATGA